One stretch of Streptomyces sp. NBC_01142 DNA includes these proteins:
- the rsmA gene encoding 16S rRNA (adenine(1518)-N(6)/adenine(1519)-N(6))-dimethyltransferase RsmA encodes MSTTEPDALLGPADIRELAAALGVRPTKQRGQNFVIDANTVRRIVRTAEVRGDDVVVEVGPGLGSLTLALLETADRVIAVEIDDVLAGALPSTIAARLPKRADHFALVHTDAMQVQELPGPAPTALVANLPYNVAVPVLLHMLARFPTIERTLVMVQAEVADRLAARPGNKVYGVPSVKANWYAEVKRAGSIGRNVFWPAPNVDSGLVSLVRRDPPKTTATRAEVFAAVDAAFAQRRKTLRAALAGWAGSPAAAEAALVAAGISPQARGEALTVEEFARIAENRGAGQ; translated from the coding sequence GTGAGCACCACTGAGCCCGACGCACTCCTCGGCCCCGCCGACATCCGTGAACTGGCCGCAGCGCTGGGCGTACGCCCCACCAAGCAGCGCGGGCAGAACTTCGTCATCGACGCCAATACGGTCCGCCGGATCGTACGGACGGCCGAGGTGCGGGGGGACGACGTGGTCGTCGAGGTCGGCCCCGGGCTCGGATCACTGACCCTGGCGCTGCTGGAGACGGCGGACCGGGTCATCGCCGTCGAGATCGACGATGTGCTCGCCGGTGCGCTGCCGTCGACGATCGCGGCCCGTCTGCCGAAGCGCGCCGACCACTTCGCGCTGGTGCACACCGACGCGATGCAGGTGCAGGAGCTGCCGGGCCCCGCGCCGACCGCGCTGGTCGCGAACCTTCCGTACAACGTGGCTGTGCCCGTCCTCCTCCATATGCTGGCCCGCTTCCCGACGATCGAGCGCACGCTGGTCATGGTCCAGGCGGAGGTCGCGGACCGGCTCGCGGCGCGGCCGGGCAACAAGGTGTACGGCGTCCCGTCGGTGAAGGCCAACTGGTACGCCGAGGTGAAGCGGGCGGGCTCGATCGGCCGCAACGTCTTCTGGCCCGCCCCGAATGTCGACTCGGGTCTGGTCTCGCTGGTGCGCCGCGACCCGCCGAAGACCACCGCCACCAGGGCAGAGGTCTTCGCGGCGGTCGACGCGGCGTTCGCGCAGCGGCGCAAGACGCTGCGGGCGGCGCTGGCGGGCTGGGCGGGTTCCCCGGCGGCGGCCGAGGCGGCGCTGGTCGCGGCGGGGATCTCGCCGCAGGCGCGCGGGGAGGCGCTGACGGTCGAGGAGTTCGCGCGGATCGCGGAGAACCGGGGGGCCGGTCAGTGA
- a CDS encoding acyltransferase — protein sequence MGSSVRELAAATPGTRDRYIDLLRVASLGTVVLGHWLMAVVTGDGVDNLLAVVPELQLLTWALQIMPVFFFVGGFSHALSYRSLSRRTDGSVYAAFLRARLQRLLRPTMVFILVWGAAALIVQLLGGGGETTGLTGVALRLVAQPLWFIGIYLAMVAFTPPLLKLHERYGWGAFGALVAGACLVDGLRFLGGVPFVEFLNFAFVWLAVHQLGFLRADGRIRMPSALAAAGLAGAAGLVAFGPYPLSMVGMPGEKVSNMAPPTLALLCHGLWLVGAVELLRTPGTRLVQRARVWRAVVAANGIAMTAFLWHLTAMLGVYGAMLALDVPLPAPASGAWWAQVPVRIAVAAALTAVLVAAFRSFERPAAVRPAAGPDGPAPASRAARAASGSGPAAALGIALCLFGVLGLSMVGFGGMLEGKSAMLVAVRVTAPVAVTMALAGWLLVERAGRHRS from the coding sequence ATGGGATCAAGCGTTCGCGAGCTCGCCGCTGCCACGCCCGGTACGCGGGACCGGTACATCGACCTGCTGCGGGTCGCCTCACTGGGGACCGTCGTCCTCGGGCACTGGCTGATGGCCGTCGTCACCGGCGACGGGGTGGACAATCTCCTCGCCGTCGTGCCCGAGCTGCAACTGCTCACCTGGGCGCTGCAGATCATGCCGGTCTTCTTCTTCGTCGGCGGCTTCTCGCACGCCCTCTCGTACCGCTCGCTGTCCCGCAGGACGGATGGTTCCGTCTACGCCGCCTTCCTGCGCGCCCGGCTCCAGCGGCTGCTGCGTCCCACCATGGTCTTCATCCTCGTCTGGGGCGCGGCCGCACTGATCGTCCAACTTCTCGGTGGGGGCGGTGAAACGACGGGGCTGACGGGCGTCGCGCTGCGGCTCGTCGCCCAGCCGCTCTGGTTCATCGGGATCTATCTGGCCATGGTCGCCTTCACACCGCCGCTGCTGAAGCTGCACGAGCGGTACGGCTGGGGAGCCTTCGGCGCGCTGGTCGCGGGCGCCTGCCTCGTCGACGGGCTGCGGTTCCTCGGTGGGGTGCCGTTCGTGGAGTTCCTGAACTTCGCCTTCGTCTGGCTGGCCGTGCACCAGCTCGGGTTCCTGCGTGCGGACGGGCGGATCCGGATGCCTTCGGCGCTGGCCGCGGCCGGGCTCGCCGGGGCCGCGGGGCTCGTCGCGTTCGGGCCGTACCCCCTGAGCATGGTCGGGATGCCCGGCGAGAAGGTCTCCAACATGGCCCCGCCCACCCTCGCCCTCCTCTGCCACGGGCTGTGGCTGGTCGGCGCGGTGGAGCTGCTCCGTACGCCCGGCACCCGTCTGGTGCAGCGGGCCCGGGTCTGGCGGGCCGTCGTCGCCGCCAACGGGATCGCGATGACCGCGTTCCTGTGGCATCTGACCGCCATGCTCGGGGTGTACGGCGCGATGCTCGCGCTCGACGTGCCGCTGCCCGCACCGGCGTCCGGCGCCTGGTGGGCACAGGTCCCGGTCCGTATCGCGGTGGCGGCCGCGCTGACCGCCGTACTCGTCGCCGCCTTCCGCAGCTTCGAGCGTCCGGCGGCTGTCCGCCCCGCGGCAGGCCCGGACGGGCCGGCGCCGGCGTCGCGCGCGGCGAGGGCGGCCTCGGGGTCCGGTCCCGCCGCGGCCCTCGGGATCGCGCTCTGCCTGTTCGGGGTGCTCGGTCTGTCCATGGTCGGCTTCGGCGGGATGCTGGAGGGCAAGTCAGCGATGCTGGTCGCCGTACGCGTCACCGCCCCCGTCGCCGTCACGATGGCGCTGGCCGGCTGGCTGCTGGTCGAGCGGGCGGGCCGCCACCGCTCCTGA
- a CDS encoding PQQ-binding-like beta-propeller repeat protein has product MTQPPNQPPQPPSQPPQGGYGAPQPPAQPPQMPPTPPPGAPAPDAPAPGYGYPQTPPAQPGYGYPQQAPGQPGPYGQQPGPYAQQPGPYAQQPGPYAQQQGPYSGYPTQPQYPGAPTPPGGGGGGFFKGRPGIVIAAAVAGLLVVGGGTWFALSGDGKDEKPDVSKSSPAPKPTGSDTVDQGDGEGTGRDGEDDLNAGRQPGEAKALFLLKNDVDLPRNGSDVFGPWVVGDTVVKAMYREVAGYSVTDGKKKWSVPLGTEVCSAPVQTSTDGKIVVGIKNGLTEKADCLDMQMIDLKTGKAGWKKPIPKSSGAFSSLSDFTLSISGNTLAAGGTGNSYGFSVSDGKQLFGKPDGDCKPFAFAGGPKLIAAASCPTSDYKNPKHQVQEVDPATGKAKWTYNTPTGWEIDKVYSVSPLVINIVQREKKTRSIIALTDSGKLRSQIDGGKDKYATRCGGSFVIFGQNLEGCTGVAADAGTFYMSTEPATVRSPNHVVAFSLDTGKEKWRSASGGETGMTPLGMEGGNVLVYKGASYDKGGEVATIAPTGGAPKTLLKHPVSTAEIENSFYSPKMAYAEGRFFLASGRVSASNDAEEKETKTMLAFGK; this is encoded by the coding sequence ATGACGCAGCCGCCGAACCAGCCGCCCCAGCCGCCGAGTCAGCCCCCGCAGGGTGGCTACGGAGCTCCTCAGCCGCCCGCCCAGCCGCCGCAGATGCCGCCCACGCCGCCGCCCGGTGCGCCGGCCCCGGATGCGCCGGCTCCCGGTTACGGATATCCGCAGACGCCGCCCGCCCAGCCCGGTTACGGCTACCCCCAGCAGGCCCCCGGCCAGCCGGGTCCGTACGGGCAGCAGCCCGGTCCTTACGCCCAGCAGCCGGGGCCGTACGCCCAGCAGCCCGGTCCGTATGCCCAGCAGCAGGGTCCGTACAGCGGCTACCCCACCCAGCCGCAGTACCCCGGTGCGCCCACCCCGCCCGGTGGCGGCGGTGGCGGCTTCTTCAAGGGCAGGCCCGGCATCGTGATTGCCGCGGCCGTGGCCGGGCTGCTGGTGGTCGGCGGCGGAACCTGGTTCGCCCTCAGCGGTGACGGGAAGGACGAGAAGCCCGACGTCAGCAAGAGCAGCCCCGCCCCCAAGCCGACCGGCTCGGACACCGTCGACCAGGGCGACGGCGAAGGCACCGGCCGCGACGGCGAGGACGACCTCAACGCCGGGCGTCAGCCGGGCGAGGCCAAGGCCCTGTTCCTGCTGAAGAACGACGTCGACCTGCCGCGCAACGGCTCCGACGTCTTCGGCCCGTGGGTCGTCGGCGACACCGTCGTCAAGGCCATGTACCGGGAGGTCGCCGGGTACTCGGTGACCGACGGCAAGAAGAAGTGGAGCGTGCCGCTCGGCACCGAGGTGTGCTCCGCTCCGGTGCAGACCTCGACCGACGGCAAGATCGTCGTGGGGATCAAGAACGGCCTCACCGAAAAGGCCGACTGCCTCGATATGCAGATGATCGACCTCAAGACCGGCAAGGCCGGCTGGAAGAAGCCGATCCCCAAGAGCAGCGGCGCCTTCAGCTCGCTCTCCGACTTCACCCTGTCGATCAGCGGCAACACTCTCGCGGCGGGTGGCACGGGCAACTCCTACGGCTTCTCGGTGTCCGACGGAAAGCAGCTGTTCGGCAAGCCGGACGGCGACTGCAAGCCGTTCGCGTTCGCGGGTGGCCCCAAACTGATCGCCGCCGCGAGCTGCCCCACCTCGGACTACAAGAACCCCAAGCACCAGGTGCAGGAGGTCGATCCGGCCACCGGCAAGGCCAAGTGGACGTACAACACGCCCACCGGCTGGGAGATCGACAAGGTCTATTCGGTCAGCCCGCTGGTCATCAACATCGTCCAGCGTGAGAAGAAGACGCGGTCGATCATCGCGCTGACCGACAGCGGCAAGCTGCGCTCGCAGATCGACGGTGGCAAGGACAAGTACGCGACGCGCTGCGGTGGTTCGTTCGTGATCTTCGGCCAGAACCTGGAGGGCTGCACCGGCGTCGCCGCCGATGCGGGCACCTTCTACATGTCCACCGAGCCCGCCACGGTCCGCAGCCCCAACCACGTCGTGGCGTTCAGCCTCGACACCGGCAAGGAGAAGTGGCGTTCAGCCTCCGGCGGCGAGACGGGGATGACGCCTCTGGGCATGGAGGGCGGAAACGTTCTCGTCTACAAGGGCGCCTCGTACGACAAGGGCGGCGAGGTCGCCACGATCGCCCCGACCGGTGGTGCGCCCAAGACACTCCTCAAGCACCCGGTCTCGACCGCGGAGATCGAGAACTCCTTCTACTCCCCGAAGATGGCGTACGCGGAAGGCCGGTTCTTCCTGGCCAGCGGCCGCGTCAGTGCCTCGAACGACGCGGAGGAGAAGGAGACGAAGACCATGCTGGCCTTCGGCAAGTGA
- a CDS encoding TatD family hydrolase: MSSKSTPPPLPEPLGVPVADSHTHLDMQEGTVEEALARAAAVGVTAVVQVGCDIKGSRWAAETAAAHASVHAAVALHPNEAPRIVHGDPDGWSRQGAREGGGDGGLDDALAEIDALAALEQVRAVGETGLDYFRTGAEGMAAQERSFRAHIEIAKRHDKALVIHDREAHADVLRILAEEGAPERTVFHCYSGDAEMARVCAAAGYFMSFAGNVTFKNAQPLRDALAVAPEELVLVETDAPFLTPAPYRGRPNAPYLIPVTLRAMAAVKGLHEDTLAAAISANTARAFGY; encoded by the coding sequence ATGAGTTCGAAGTCCACCCCACCGCCGCTGCCCGAGCCTCTCGGAGTGCCGGTCGCCGATTCGCACACCCACCTGGACATGCAGGAGGGCACCGTCGAGGAGGCGCTGGCCAGGGCCGCCGCGGTAGGGGTGACTGCCGTGGTCCAGGTGGGTTGCGACATCAAGGGTTCCCGCTGGGCCGCGGAGACGGCCGCCGCGCACGCGAGCGTGCATGCCGCCGTGGCCCTGCACCCCAATGAGGCCCCGCGCATCGTCCACGGAGATCCGGACGGCTGGTCGCGCCAGGGTGCGCGCGAGGGCGGCGGCGACGGGGGGCTCGACGACGCGCTCGCCGAGATCGACGCGCTGGCCGCACTGGAGCAGGTGCGCGCGGTCGGTGAGACGGGCCTGGACTACTTCCGTACGGGAGCCGAGGGCATGGCCGCCCAGGAGCGGTCCTTCCGCGCCCATATCGAGATCGCCAAGCGGCACGACAAGGCCCTGGTCATCCATGACCGCGAGGCACACGCCGATGTCCTGCGGATTCTCGCCGAGGAGGGCGCTCCCGAGCGCACCGTCTTCCACTGCTATTCGGGCGACGCGGAAATGGCCCGGGTGTGCGCGGCCGCGGGCTACTTCATGTCCTTCGCGGGCAATGTGACCTTCAAGAACGCCCAGCCGCTGCGCGATGCGCTGGCCGTTGCCCCGGAAGAACTCGTACTCGTCGAAACGGACGCGCCCTTTCTCACCCCGGCGCCCTACCGCGGACGGCCTAATGCGCCGTATCTCATTCCGGTCACGCTGCGCGCGATGGCGGCGGTGAAGGGTCTGCACGAGGACACCCTGGCCGCTGCGATCTCGGCCAACACAGCACGCGCATTTGGCTACTGA
- a CDS encoding ubiquitin-like domain-containing protein: MSNSQGSHRAARGGHRAAARAADPYETPVYDGYDPGAAAYEARDLREAAPLPRQNQSQAPTLPAVPPVVPVPTLPDVPAVNVPAGGGGRAEARRADRRRRAGRKPDTLRRLLPQVLVVAFLAGGTAAFVASDKAVRLSVDGVPHTRHTFADDVRELLEDEGLEVSAHDIVAPAPGAALVSGDEIVVRYGRPLTLTLDGQRRWVWTTARTVDDALHQLGVRAEGAYLSTSRSSAISRQGLALDVRTERTVTLMADGRERTIRTNAATVHEALAEAGIALRGQDTTSVPPTSFPGDGQTITVMRITNSREIREMPIAFTVDKTLDSSLFAGTEVVVRQGEQGARRVTFALRTVNGVRQKPRKIDDEVVREPVTQLVKVGTRPLPYSVQGADGLNWDSLADCESGGRPGAVDPSGTYGGLYQFDTGTWRSLGGSGRPQDATAEEQTYRAKKLFAKRGASPWPHCGRRLYR; this comes from the coding sequence GTGAGCAATTCGCAGGGCAGTCACCGTGCCGCGCGCGGCGGGCACCGCGCCGCCGCCAGGGCAGCGGATCCGTACGAAACGCCTGTGTACGACGGCTACGACCCGGGCGCGGCGGCGTACGAGGCCCGCGACCTCCGTGAGGCGGCGCCGCTGCCGCGCCAGAACCAGAGCCAGGCTCCCACTCTCCCCGCCGTTCCCCCTGTCGTCCCTGTTCCCACTCTCCCCGACGTCCCCGCGGTGAATGTGCCGGCGGGAGGCGGCGGCCGTGCCGAGGCCCGCCGCGCCGACCGCCGCCGCAGAGCCGGCCGGAAGCCCGACACCCTGCGCAGACTCCTCCCCCAAGTCCTCGTCGTCGCCTTCCTGGCCGGCGGCACGGCGGCCTTCGTCGCCAGCGACAAGGCGGTACGGCTGAGCGTCGACGGCGTACCGCACACGAGGCACACCTTCGCCGACGATGTGCGCGAGCTCCTGGAGGACGAGGGCCTCGAGGTCAGCGCGCACGACATCGTCGCCCCCGCCCCCGGCGCGGCCCTCGTCAGCGGCGACGAGATCGTCGTCCGCTACGGCCGTCCGCTCACCCTCACCCTGGACGGGCAGCGGCGCTGGGTGTGGACCACCGCCCGCACGGTCGACGACGCGCTGCACCAGCTCGGGGTGCGGGCCGAAGGCGCGTATCTGTCCACCTCCCGCTCCTCCGCGATCTCCCGGCAGGGCCTCGCGCTGGATGTGCGGACGGAGCGGACCGTCACCCTCATGGCCGACGGGCGCGAGCGCACCATCCGTACGAACGCGGCGACGGTGCACGAGGCGCTGGCCGAGGCAGGCATCGCGCTGCGCGGACAGGACACCACCTCCGTGCCGCCCACGAGCTTCCCCGGCGACGGCCAGACCATCACCGTCATGCGGATCACCAACAGCAGGGAGATCCGCGAGATGCCCATCGCCTTCACCGTCGACAAGACCCTCGACTCCTCGCTGTTCGCGGGCACCGAGGTCGTCGTACGGCAGGGCGAGCAGGGCGCGCGCCGCGTCACCTTCGCCCTGCGGACGGTCAACGGAGTCAGGCAGAAGCCGCGGAAGATCGACGACGAGGTGGTGCGGGAGCCCGTCACGCAGCTGGTGAAGGTCGGTACCAGGCCGCTGCCGTACTCGGTGCAGGGCGCGGACGGGCTGAACTGGGACTCACTGGCCGACTGCGAGTCGGGCGGGCGGCCGGGGGCGGTCGATCCGTCGGGGACGTACGGCGGGCTGTACCAGTTCGACACCGGGACCTGGCGGTCCCTGGGCGGCAGCGGCCGGCCGCAGGACGCCACCGCGGAGGAGCAGACGTACCGGGCGAAGAAGCTCTTCGCGAAGCGGGGGGCGAGTCCGTGGCCGCACTGCGGCCGTAGGCTGTATCGGTGA
- the rsmI gene encoding 16S rRNA (cytidine(1402)-2'-O)-methyltransferase produces the protein MAYVTGTLVLAGTPIGDVADAPPRLAAELERADVVAAEDTRRLRRLTQALGVHTRGRVVSYFEGNESARTPELVEALTGGARVLLVTDAGMPSVSDPGYRLVAAAVEKDIKVTAVPGPSAVLTALALSGLPVDRFCFEGFLPRKAGERLGRLREVEGERRTLVYFEAPHRLDDTLAAMAEVFGAERRAAVCRELTKTYEEVKRGGLAELAAWAADGVRGEITVVVEGAPEAGPGDLDPAELVRRVRVREEAGERRKEAIAAVAAEAGVPKREVFDAVVAAKNADRSVPADGKGLS, from the coding sequence ATGGCGTATGTGACTGGAACGCTGGTACTCGCAGGGACCCCCATCGGTGATGTCGCGGACGCGCCGCCCCGGCTCGCCGCCGAACTGGAGCGCGCCGACGTCGTGGCCGCGGAGGACACCAGGCGGCTGCGCAGGCTCACCCAGGCGCTCGGTGTGCACACCCGGGGGCGGGTCGTGTCGTATTTCGAGGGCAATGAGTCCGCCCGTACGCCCGAGCTGGTCGAGGCGCTCACCGGCGGGGCCCGGGTGCTGCTGGTCACCGACGCCGGCATGCCGTCCGTCTCCGACCCCGGCTACCGCCTGGTCGCCGCCGCCGTCGAGAAGGACATCAAGGTCACGGCGGTGCCCGGACCGTCCGCGGTGCTGACCGCGCTCGCCCTGTCCGGCCTGCCCGTGGACCGCTTCTGCTTCGAGGGATTCCTGCCGCGCAAGGCGGGCGAGCGGCTCGGCAGGCTGCGCGAGGTCGAGGGCGAGCGGCGCACCCTCGTCTACTTCGAGGCCCCGCACCGGCTCGACGACACGCTCGCCGCAATGGCGGAGGTGTTCGGCGCCGAACGGCGGGCCGCCGTCTGCCGCGAGCTGACCAAGACCTACGAGGAAGTGAAGCGCGGCGGTCTCGCCGAGCTGGCCGCGTGGGCCGCCGACGGCGTACGCGGGGAGATCACCGTCGTCGTCGAGGGCGCTCCCGAGGCGGGGCCCGGTGATCTCGACCCCGCCGAGCTGGTGCGCAGGGTGCGGGTGCGCGAGGAGGCGGGGGAGCGGCGCAAGGAGGCGATTGCGGCGGTCGCCGCCGAGGCGGGGGTACCCAAGCGCGAGGTGTTCGATGCCGTGGTGGCGGCAAAGAATGCGGACCGATCGGTTCCTGCGGACGGTAAAGGTCTATCGTGA
- a CDS encoding ABC-F family ATP-binding cassette domain-containing protein — protein sequence MAVNLVNVEAVSKVYGTRALLDGVSLGVSEGDRIGVVGRNGDGKTTLIRMLAKLEEPDSGRVTQSGGLRLGVLTQHDSLDPAATVRHEVIGDMADHEWAGNAKIRDVLTGLFGDLHLPGFEQGLDTVIGPLSGGERRRIALAKLLIAEQDLIVLDEPTNHLDVEGIAWLAKHLRTRRSALVCVTHDRWFLDQVCTRMWDVQRGAVHEYEGGYSDYVFARAERERIAATEESKRQNLMRKELAWLRRGAPARTSKPRYRIEAANELIADVPPPRDTSELMKFANARLGKTVFELEDVTVQAGPKVLLKHLTWQLGPGDRIGLVGVNGAGKTSLLRALAQAARSDGDVQPAAGRVVVGKTVKLAYLSQEVGELDPALRVLEAVQQVRDRVDLGKGREMTAGQLCEQFGFTKDKQWTPVGDLSGGERRRLQILRLLMDEPNVLFLDEPTNDLDIETLTQLEDLLDGWPGSMVVISHDRFFIERTTDRTFALLGDATLRMLPRGIDEYLERRQRMIESAVPAPAPAPTAKEKPEKSAGDVRAAKKELQKIERQLNKCSDRETSLHAQIADNATDFEKVAKLDAELRELIVQRDELEMRWLELAEDA from the coding sequence ATGGCCGTCAACCTCGTCAATGTCGAGGCAGTCAGCAAGGTGTACGGAACACGTGCCCTGCTCGACGGAGTCTCCCTCGGCGTGTCCGAGGGAGACCGCATCGGCGTCGTCGGCCGCAACGGCGACGGCAAGACGACCCTCATCCGGATGCTCGCCAAGCTGGAGGAGCCCGACTCCGGCCGGGTCACCCAGAGCGGCGGGCTGCGCCTCGGTGTGCTCACCCAGCACGACTCCCTCGACCCGGCGGCCACGGTCCGGCACGAGGTCATCGGGGACATGGCCGACCACGAGTGGGCGGGCAACGCCAAGATCCGCGACGTACTCACCGGGCTCTTCGGCGATCTGCACCTGCCGGGCTTCGAGCAGGGGCTGGACACGGTCATCGGGCCGTTGTCCGGCGGTGAGCGCCGCCGGATCGCGCTCGCCAAGCTGCTCATCGCCGAGCAGGACCTGATCGTCCTCGACGAGCCCACCAACCATCTCGACGTGGAGGGCATCGCCTGGCTGGCGAAGCATCTGCGGACGCGCCGTTCGGCGCTCGTCTGCGTCACCCACGACCGCTGGTTCCTCGACCAGGTCTGTACGCGGATGTGGGACGTCCAGCGCGGCGCGGTGCACGAGTACGAGGGCGGCTACAGCGACTACGTCTTCGCGCGCGCCGAGCGCGAGCGCATCGCGGCGACAGAGGAGTCCAAGCGGCAGAACCTGATGCGCAAGGAGCTGGCCTGGCTGCGGCGCGGTGCCCCGGCCCGTACCTCCAAGCCGCGCTACCGCATCGAGGCGGCCAACGAGCTGATCGCCGATGTGCCGCCGCCGCGCGACACCTCCGAGCTGATGAAGTTCGCCAATGCCCGCCTCGGCAAGACCGTCTTCGAGCTGGAGGACGTGACCGTCCAGGCCGGCCCGAAGGTGCTGCTGAAGCACCTCACCTGGCAGCTCGGCCCCGGCGACCGCATCGGCCTGGTCGGCGTCAACGGCGCGGGCAAGACCTCGCTGCTGCGCGCCCTGGCGCAGGCGGCCCGCAGCGACGGCGACGTACAGCCCGCGGCCGGGCGTGTCGTCGTCGGCAAGACCGTGAAGCTGGCCTACCTCTCCCAGGAGGTCGGTGAACTCGACCCGGCCCTGCGGGTGCTGGAGGCTGTGCAGCAGGTGCGGGACCGGGTCGACCTCGGCAAGGGCCGGGAGATGACCGCGGGTCAGCTGTGCGAGCAGTTCGGCTTCACCAAGGACAAGCAGTGGACGCCCGTCGGCGACCTCTCCGGCGGTGAGCGGCGCCGGCTCCAGATCCTGCGGCTGCTGATGGACGAGCCGAACGTCCTCTTCCTCGACGAGCCCACCAACGACCTCGACATCGAGACGCTGACCCAGCTGGAGGACCTGCTCGACGGCTGGCCGGGCTCGATGGTCGTCATCTCCCACGACCGTTTCTTCATCGAGCGGACGACGGACCGGACGTTCGCGCTGCTCGGCGACGCGACGCTGCGGATGCTGCCGCGCGGTATCGACGAGTATCTGGAGCGCAGGCAGCGGATGATCGAGTCCGCCGTTCCGGCGCCGGCACCCGCGCCCACCGCGAAGGAGAAGCCGGAGAAGTCGGCGGGCGACGTCCGCGCGGCGAAGAAGGAACTGCAGAAGATCGAGCGGCAGCTGAACAAGTGCTCCGACCGGGAAACCAGCCTGCACGCCCAAATCGCCGATAACGCCACGGACTTCGAGAAGGTGGCGAAACTGGACGCGGAGTTGCGTGAACTGATCGTCCAGCGCGATGAGTTGGAAATGCGTTGGCTGGAGCTCGCGGAAGACGCGTAG
- a CDS encoding 4-(cytidine 5'-diphospho)-2-C-methyl-D-erythritol kinase has product MSVTVRVPAKVNVQLAVGGVRSDGFHDLANVFLAVGLYDEVTVTPAESLRITCSGPDAHQVPLDRTNLAARAAGLLAARHGIDPAVHIHIAKDIPVAGGMAGGSADGAGALLACDALWGTGSSRDELLAICAELGSDVPFSLVGGAALGTGRGEQLTELEVGGDFHWVFAVADGGLSTPAVYREFDRLAEGLDVPAPVASPGLLDALRTGDASALAGALLNDLQPAALSLRPSLADTLAAGTAAGALASLVSGSGPTTAFLTKTPDDAQQVAEALLTSGTCRTARVAGSPAGGALVV; this is encoded by the coding sequence GTGAGTGTCACCGTACGAGTCCCGGCGAAGGTCAATGTGCAACTGGCGGTGGGCGGAGTCCGGTCCGACGGCTTCCACGACCTCGCCAATGTCTTTCTGGCGGTCGGCCTGTACGACGAGGTCACGGTGACGCCGGCCGAGTCGCTGCGGATCACGTGCTCCGGCCCGGACGCGCATCAGGTACCGCTCGACCGCACCAACCTGGCGGCCCGCGCGGCCGGACTCCTTGCCGCACGCCATGGCATCGACCCTGCCGTCCACATCCACATCGCCAAGGACATCCCGGTCGCGGGCGGCATGGCGGGCGGCAGCGCGGACGGCGCGGGGGCGCTGCTCGCGTGCGACGCGCTGTGGGGTACGGGCTCCTCCCGCGACGAACTCCTCGCGATCTGCGCCGAGTTGGGCAGCGATGTGCCGTTCAGTCTGGTGGGCGGTGCGGCGCTGGGCACCGGACGCGGAGAGCAGCTGACGGAGCTCGAGGTCGGCGGGGACTTCCACTGGGTGTTCGCGGTGGCGGACGGCGGTCTGTCCACGCCCGCGGTGTACCGGGAGTTCGACCGGCTGGCCGAGGGCTTGGACGTCCCCGCGCCGGTGGCCTCACCGGGCCTGCTGGACGCCCTGCGCACCGGCGATGCGTCGGCGCTGGCGGGCGCCCTGCTGAACGACCTCCAGCCGGCGGCCCTGTCCCTGCGCCCGTCCCTGGCCGACACGCTCGCGGCGGGCACGGCGGCGGGTGCGCTGGCGTCGCTGGTCTCGGGCTCGGGCCCGACGACGGCGTTCCTGACGAAGACCCCGGACGACGCGCAGCAGGTGGCCGAGGCGCTCCTGACCTCAGGCACCTGCCGCACGGCGAGGGTGGCGGGGTCCCCGGCGGGGGGCGCGCTGGTCGTCTAG